A portion of the Glycine max cultivar Williams 82 chromosome 10, Glycine_max_v4.0, whole genome shotgun sequence genome contains these proteins:
- the LOC121172952 gene encoding secreted RxLR effector protein 161-like, with protein sequence MQKIPYASAIGSLMYAQVCTRPDIAFVVGVLGRYLSNPGLQHWKAVKRVMRYLKRTKGYMLTYQKSDNLEIIGYLDFDFAGCQDSKQSTSGYIYMLVGGAISWKSAK encoded by the coding sequence ATGCAGAAGATTCCCTATGCATCAGCAATAGGAAGTCTGATGTATGCTCAAGTTTGTACTCGTCCCGACATAGCATTTGTCGTAGGAGTTCTGGGCAGATACTTGAGTAATCCTGGATTGCAGCATTGGAAGGCAGTGAAACGCGTAATGCGTTACTTGAAGAGAACAAAAGGCTACATGCTCACTTATCAAAAGTCTGACAATTTGGAGATCATCGGGTACTTAGACTTTGATTTTGCTGGATGTCAAGATAGCAAACAGTCCACTTCtggatacatatatatgttggtTGGAGGAGCTATCTCTTGGAAATCGGCTAAATAG